One part of the Dioscorea cayenensis subsp. rotundata cultivar TDr96_F1 chromosome 2, TDr96_F1_v2_PseudoChromosome.rev07_lg8_w22 25.fasta, whole genome shotgun sequence genome encodes these proteins:
- the LOC120276250 gene encoding LOW QUALITY PROTEIN: ankyrin repeat domain-containing protein 13C-like (The sequence of the model RefSeq protein was modified relative to this genomic sequence to represent the inferred CDS: deleted 2 bases in 2 codons), which produces MAAMDVSKYAHSPVHKAVITRDYAALKRILDTLPSLAKPSEIRTEAASIAEEDKADAISAIIDRRDVPNRETPLHLAVKLADTTAAEMLMAAGADWSLQNEQGWSALQEAICTREETLAKIIVRHYQPLAWAKWCRRLPRVVAAMKRMRDFYMELTFHFESSVIPFISRIAPSDTYKIWKRGSNLRADMTLAGFDGLRIQRSDQSILFLGDGSEDGKVLPGSLCMISHKDKEVMNALDGAGAQASEAEIQQEVTAMSQANIFRPGIDVTQAVLFPQLTWRRQEKTEMVGSWKAKVYDMHHVVVSVKSRRVPGAPMDDDEFFAPGNENDTESEDYEDILTAEERRQLENALKMESSDMVEDGVADDYVAHRRSCYERREIPIEGVSSCTSSSGGGDVRSDKKGWFGNWGKRGQSQKPEEQKKMMPPRNSLCIDEKVSDLLGDSPAKIQKGRHSIEIPIKSEDFRKGRDKESKKSASSSENAHRRKDSGKESEYKKGLRPVLWLSPDFPLRTDELLPLLDILANKVKAIRRLRELLTTKLPAGTFPVKVAIPVVPTIRVIVTFTKFEELPPAEEFSTPPSSPISKSPMVQSSSSWFQWIKAPYRANYPSTLGPSSRVEDIQDPFMIPSGYTWITPEAKKKQMQESKGKSKKGRTQPQ; this is translated from the exons ATGGCGGCCATGGACGTCTCCAAGTACGCGCATAGCCCTGTCCACAAAGCCGTGATCACCCGCGACTACGCCGCCCTGAAGCGCATCCTCGACACCCTCCCCTCCCTCGCCAAGCCCTCCGAGATCCGCACCGAAGCTGCCTCTATCGCCGAGGAAGACAAAGCCGACGCCATCTCCGCCATCATTGACCGCCGAGACGTCCCCAATCGTGAAACACCTCTCCATCTCGCCGTCAAGCTTGCTGACACCACCGCCGCTGAGATGCTCATGGCTGCTGGCGCCGATTGGAGTCTCCAGAACGAGCAAGGTTGGAGCGCGCTCCAAGAAGCTATTTGCACCCGCGAGGAAACCCTAGCCAAGATCATTGTCCGCCATTATCAACCCTTGGCTTGGGCCAAATGGTGCAGGAGACTCCCCAGGGTTGTTGCTGCTATGAAGAGGATGAGAGATTTCTACATGGAGCTCACTTTCCATTTTGAAAGCTCTGTGATTCCATTCATCTCCAGGATTGCTCCTTCTGATACTTATAAGATTTGGAAGAGAGGTTCAAATCTCAGAGCTGACATGACATTGGCTGGTTTTGATGGTTTGAGAATTCAGAGGTCTGATCAGAGTATATTGTTTCTCGGTGATGGATCGGAGGACGGTAAGGTGTTGCCGGGGTCTCTGTGTATGATTTCTCACAAGGATAAGGAGGTGATGAATGCCTTGGATGGTGCTGGAGCTCAGGCTAGTGAAGCTGAGATTCAGCAAGAGGTTACAGCAATGTCTCAAGCTAACATTTTTCGTCCGGGGATCGATGTTACACAGGCAGTGTTGTTTCCACAATTGACTTGGAGAAGGCAGGAGAAGACGGAGATGGTTGGTTCTTGGAAGGCCAAGGTTTATGATATGCATCATGTTGTTGTTAGTGTGAAGTCTAGGCGTGTGCCCGGTGCGCCGATGGATGATGATGAGTTCTTTGCTCCGGGCAATGAGAATGATACTGAAAGTGAGGATTATGAGGATATATTGACGGCGGAGGAGCGCAGGCAGCTTGAGAATGCATTGAAAATGGAGAGTTCTGATAtggttgaagatggtgttgCTGATGATTATGTGGCTCACCGACGTAGTTGTTATGAACGTAGGGAGATACCTATTGAGGGTGTGAGCTCTTGTACTAGtagtagtggtggtggtgacgtTAGGAGTGATAAGAAAGGATGGTTTGGTAACTGGGGGAAGAGAGGGCAGAGTCAAAAGCCGGAGGAGCAGAAGAAGATGATGCCACCGAGGAACTCACTTTGTATCGATGAGAAAGTGAGTGATCTCCTTGGGGATTCACCGGCTAAGATTCAGAAGGGAAGGCATTCAATTGAGATTCCTATTAAGAGTGAGGATTTCAGAAAGGGTAGAGACAAGGAGTCAAAAAAGTCTGCTTCTAGTTCGGAAAATGCACACCGGCGCAAAGATAGTGGTAAGGAGAGTGAGTATAAGAAAGGCTTGAGGCCGGTTCTCTGGCTTTCACCAGATTTTCCTCTTCGCACCGATGAGCTTCTACCTTTGCTTGATATACTCGCGAATAAGGTTAAGGCAATCCGTCGG TTGAGAGAGTTGCTCACAACAAAGCTT CCAGCTGGGACTTTTCCTGTCAAG GTTGCAATTCCGGTAGTGCCTACAATTCGAGTTATAGTTACATTTACAAAGTTCGAAGAACTACCACCAGCAGAAGAGTTCTCGACTCCGCCTTCAAGCCCCATTAGCAAGAGTCCGATGGTGCAGTCCTCGAGCTCCTGGTTTCAATGGATAAAAGCTCCTTACCGAGCCAATTACCCATCAACATTGGGGCCCAGCAGCCGTGTCGAAGATATCCAAGACCCCTTCATGATACCATCCGGTTACACTTGGATAACCCCGGAGGCGAAGAAAAAGCAGATGCAAGAGAGCAAGGGTAAGTCAAAGAAGGGAAGAACTCAACCGCAATGA
- the LOC120276258 gene encoding histone-lysine N-methyltransferase family member SUVH9-like, which translates to MDPPPPSPFPDLNLNLDIVPFVKLEPKEEPLEDLPIATASTAADAAECLLSPEEHTPLQKLSPSEDALFAEYLRLTRLFLSSIESGASGGAIVPADGSSAAPASSAIVASKKRKARSSEMVRVSSLGVRDQIHFRDLVRHTRITFESLRFLLLRNDGFSEVFGRRTRPDLKAAALMTDKNLWLNRDKRIIGPIPGVCIGDVFFFRMELCVLGLHGQVQAGIDYVPSTRSPSGEPVATSIIVSGGYEDDDDGGEELIYTGHGGRDRNNFRHSVHQKLEGGNLALEKSRLYGIEIRVIRGIKSDRSPTNKVYVYDGLYKVVDSWFDTGKSGFGVFKYRLVRIEGQEEMGTGILKLAEELKVNPLTARPRGYLSLDISMKKEKFPVMLFNDMDDERDPVYFEYLARPLYPPSVFEEKSLLAGGNGCDCVTNCSTDCLCARLNGGELPYDSNGLLSRGKPLIYECGTGCRCPPSCPNRVSQKGLKHQLEIFRSKETGWGIRSLDMIRAGSFVCEYTGIVLTKEQTELLAMSGAGLVWPNRFPARWMEWGDISDVFPGFMQPSYPALPELNFSIDVSRTRNVASYLSHSSTPNVFLQCVLFDHYNTSYPHLMIFAMENIPPLRELSIDYGIGEEWVAKLTV; encoded by the coding sequence ATGGATCCACCTCCACCGTCGCCATTCCCGGACCTCAACCTCAACCTCGACATCGTCCCCTTCGTCAAGCTCGAGCCGAAAGAGGAGCCCTTGGAGGATCTCCCGATCGCCACCGCCTCAACAGCCGCCGACGCCGCCGAATGCCTCCTCTCTCCGGAGGAGCACACACCTCTCCAGAAGCTTTCCCCGTCGGAGGACGCTCTCTTCGCCGAGTACCTTCGTCTTACTCGCCTTTTCCTCTCTTCCATCGAAAGCGGCGCTAGTGGCGGTGCTATCGTCCCTGCGGATGGCTCCAGTGCGGCGCCGGCGTCATCCGCTATCGTTGCTTCGAAGAAGCGCAAGGCTAGGTCGTCTGAGATGGTTCGTGTGTCTTCTCTTGGTGTTCGCGATCAGATCCATTTCCGTGATCTCGTTCGCCACACGCGTATCACCTTCGAATCCCTAAGATTCCTCCTCCTCCGCAACGACGGGTTCTCCGAGGTCTTCGGCCGGCGGACACGCCCAGACCTCAAGGCTGCGGCCCTCATGACCGATAAGAACCTCTGGCTCAATCGCGATAAGCGTATCATTGGTCCCATTCCTGGTGTTTGCATCGGCGATGTCTTCTTCTTTCGGATGGAGCTTTGCGTTCTCGGACTCCATGGACAGGTTCAGGCCGGCATCGACTACGTGCCATCCACTCGTAGCCCGAGCGGAGAGCCCGTCGCCACCAGCATCATCGTCTCTGGAGGGTACGAGGACGATGACGATGGTGGGGAGGAGCTTATCTACACTGGCCATGGCGGCCGCGACCGTAACAACTTCCGCCATTCCGTTCATCAGAAGCTCGAAGGTGGGAACCTCGCACTTGAAAAGAGCCGGCTTTATGGTATTGAGATTAGGGTCATTCGAGGGATTAAATCTGACAGAAGCCCCACGAACAAAGTCTATGTATATGATGGGCTTTACAAGGTTGTGGACTCTTGGTTTGATACTGGGAAGTCGGGGTTCGGAGTGTTCAAGTACAGGCTTGTTAGAATTGAAGGACAGGAGGAGATGGGCACTGGAATTCTCAAGCTTGCTGAAGAGTTGAAGGTGAATCCTTTGACTGCGAGGCCTCGTGGTTACTTGAGCCTTGACATTTcaatgaagaaggagaagttCCCGGTAATGCTGTTCAATGATATGGATGATGAACGGGATCCGGTCTACTTTGAGTACCTTGCTCGTCCGCTCTATCCTCCTTCAGTGTTTGAAGAAAAGAGCCTTCTAGCTGGAGGTAATGGTTGTGATTGTGTTACCAATTGTTCTACGGATTGCCTTTGTGCTAGATTGAACGGGGGAGAGCTTCCTTATGATTCCAATGGCTTGCTTTCGAGAGGGAAACCATTGATTTATGAATGTGGGACTGGATGTAGGTGTCCTCCAAGTTGCCCAAATCGTGTGAGCCAGAAGGGATTGAAGCATCAACTGGAGATATTCCGTTCTAAGGAGACTGGTTGGGGTATTCGTTCACTGGATATGATTCGTGCCGGGTCTTTTGTTTGTGAGTATACTGGCATTGTGCTCACCAAGGAGCAAACTGAGCTGCTTGCTATGAGTGGAGCGGGTTTGGTGTGGCCTAATCGGTTTCCGGCCAGGTGGATGGAGTGGGGGGATATATCTGATGTCTTCCCGGGTTTTATGCAACCAAGCTATCCTGCTTTGCCTGAATTGAACTTCTCTATAGACGTCTCCAGGACAAGGAATGTGGCAAGTTATTTGAGCCATAGCAGCACCCCAAATGTGTTTCTGCAGTGTGTCCTGTTTGATCACTATAATACATCTTATCCGCATCTGATGATCTTTGCAATGGAAAACATACCTCCTCTCAGAGAATTGAGCATTGATTATGGGATAGGCGAGGAATGGGTAGCGAAACTAACTGTGTAG